From a region of the Phaseolus vulgaris cultivar G19833 chromosome 6, P. vulgaris v2.0, whole genome shotgun sequence genome:
- the LOC137831279 gene encoding V-type proton ATPase subunit e1, with protein sequence MGFLVTTLIFIVIGIIASLCTRICCNRGPSTNLFHLTLVITATICCWMMWAIVYVAQMKPLIVPILSEGE encoded by the exons ATGGGTTTCCTGGTGACGACGCTGATCTTCATAGTGATCGGAATCATCGCGAGCCTCTGCACCAGAATCTGCTGCAACAGAGGACCTTCTACCAATCT ATTTCACCTAACTTTGGTAATTACTGCAACAATTTGCTGCTGGATGAT GTGGGCGATTGTATATGTGGCACAGATGAAGCCACTCATTGTACCTATATTGAGTGAGGGCGAATAA